One segment of Fructilactobacillus hinvesii DNA contains the following:
- a CDS encoding ArpU family phage packaging/lysis transcriptional regulator produces MDLAFLDYEINTSATQQQAKRFLQKKLPRLILLSGLNLVSLKSPSLSSVPTSKPVGNTNEERIVRKLEAERLVTAVVDAISSCNEPSKTILFGLYVKQLQPWQVIANLGYSKTRFYQLKKQALLDFADAFVEVDLHVYK; encoded by the coding sequence ATGGATTTAGCTTTTTTAGATTATGAGATTAATACCAGTGCAACACAGCAACAGGCTAAACGATTTTTACAAAAGAAATTGCCGAGATTGATTTTATTATCGGGGCTAAATTTAGTTAGCTTAAAATCCCCTAGCTTATCATCCGTACCTACTAGCAAACCAGTTGGCAATACTAACGAGGAACGCATAGTTAGAAAACTGGAAGCGGAAAGACTTGTAACCGCAGTGGTTGACGCGATTAGTTCATGTAATGAACCTAGTAAAACAATTCTCTTTGGTCTGTACGTTAAACAGCTTCAACCTTGGCAGGTGATTGCTAACCTTGGGTACTCAAAAACTCGTTTTTATCAGCTAAAGAAGCAGGCGCTTTTGGATTTTGCGGATGCCTTTGTTGAAGTTGATTTACATGTTTATAAATGA
- a CDS encoding helix-turn-helix domain-containing protein: MIVDNEKREEYFASKNRNITSYINVNDHDTFVRVPASLQQVTHLSGDDKILLSKIVSLADNQRHYCYATDRMLAKQTGRSKRMIGYSLSKLERLGYIYKENSFEYGDITTTRRKIYIHPLIKRLFDNLKNKKGSPLY; this comes from the coding sequence ATCATCGTTGATAATGAAAAAAGAGAAGAATATTTTGCTAGTAAAAATAGAAATATTACTAGTTATATAAATGTTAATGATCACGATACTTTTGTAAGAGTACCCGCATCCCTCCAACAAGTTACGCATTTAAGTGGTGATGATAAGATTTTGTTATCTAAAATAGTTAGCTTGGCAGATAATCAGCGCCATTATTGTTATGCAACTGATAGAATGTTAGCGAAGCAAACAGGGCGCTCTAAACGGATGATTGGTTATTCACTTAGCAAACTAGAAAGACTTGGTTATATCTATAAAGAAAACAGCTTTGAATATGGTGATATAACTACTACTAGGAGAAAAATTTACATTCATCCGCTTATAAAAAGGTTATTTGATAATCTGAAAAATAAAAAAGGGTCTCCCCTTTATTGA
- a CDS encoding DNA-binding protein codes for MMITKDISKDRAELPESMNYKQALQYFNIGSYNTLYKFIKQGLPVTTIGNVKRISKTNAKKFWDEHTR; via the coding sequence ATGATGATTACTAAAGATATTTCTAAAGACAGGGCAGAGCTTCCGGAAAGCATGAATTATAAGCAGGCGCTTCAATATTTTAATATTGGAAGCTACAACACTTTGTACAAGTTCATCAAACAAGGCTTACCAGTAACTACAATCGGGAACGTTAAGCGAATCAGCAAAACCAATGCTAAAAAGTTTTGGGATGAACACACTAGATAA
- a CDS encoding DNA-binding protein produces the protein MTIKPLPENQLPEYMNYYQTCQFLNIGSYNLLYKFIAKGLKVTVVGGSKRISKTDARKFMEDNAKSQVAR, from the coding sequence ATGACTATTAAACCATTACCAGAGAATCAATTGCCGGAGTATATGAATTATTATCAGACGTGCCAATTTTTGAATATTGGTAGTTATAACTTGCTGTATAAATTCATTGCTAAAGGCTTAAAAGTTACTGTAGTAGGCGGTAGCAAGCGGATTAGCAAAACGGATGCTCGTAAGTTCATGGAAGATAACGCAAAATCTCAAGTTGCTAGGTAA
- a CDS encoding helix-turn-helix domain-containing protein — protein sequence MFKIAKDKNQKLEIGKRIKAIRISLGLDQPQFAEKVEPIAKPSNVSRWENGINTPNAKRLKSIAKLGNVSVDYLLNGKSKNKLSKDNMGEALNEIKAIHLSKNDKLKEALDIVFTEENVERYTDDQSTIVFSFLKFLTTSFSLEKKDDFNDLYAINTNFSILIDEFTEMLENKKKDETAKISKEQAAELSDTVENLENSIDNFNSSLDE from the coding sequence GTGTTTAAAATAGCAAAGGATAAAAATCAGAAACTAGAAATAGGGAAAAGAATAAAAGCTATTCGCATTTCTCTAGGATTAGATCAACCGCAATTCGCTGAAAAGGTTGAACCAATCGCTAAGCCTAGCAATGTATCACGTTGGGAAAATGGTATAAATACACCTAACGCTAAAAGATTAAAATCTATTGCAAAATTGGGTAATGTTTCCGTCGATTATCTATTAAATGGAAAATCTAAAAATAAGCTATCAAAAGATAATATGGGTGAAGCGCTTAACGAAATAAAGGCTATTCACCTTTCAAAGAACGACAAACTAAAAGAAGCATTAGATATAGTTTTTACAGAAGAAAACGTAGAACGATATACAGATGATCAGTCTACGATTGTTTTTTCTTTCTTAAAATTTCTAACTACAAGTTTTTCATTAGAGAAGAAAGACGATTTTAACGATCTATATGCAATAAATACTAATTTTAGTATTCTGATAGATGAATTTACTGAAATGTTAGAAAATAAGAAAAAAGACGAAACGGCAAAGATAAGTAAAGAACAAGCAGCAGAGCTAAGCGATACCGTAGAAAATTTAGAAAACTCAATAGATAATTTCAACAGTAGTTTAGATGAGTAA
- a CDS encoding tyrosine-type recombinase/integrase — translation MTNIRKYTTKKGKTVYFFNLYVGVDPKTKKTIRKKVRCQTKKEAQLELARLQYQIKSGKFDFNKPQIITFNELYHRWLENEYSQRNLKASTVTTTERNFKLHILPYFGEFDISKITAEDVYKAVRTWENEKIKKTNQLKNYVSNVLQYGVVTGLLGNNVAIGIRVRKHDQQITRDTIGNYYEEDELNRFLMLTKQYYKGRPQPFIFFSLLAFTGMRKGEAFALTWDDIDFNKHTIDINKTLSKAGNELVIQSPKTKGSKRTLTVPPKIIRLLKSWQIKQREYLFALGTNSNPGHLVFSNTKGELLQPTKSTYWLSTIQNKYNLKHVTAHGFRHTFATLSFAHGMDVKTVSKYLGHSNIDTTMDIYTAVTKEQENNASQIMDKLINL, via the coding sequence ATGACTAACATTAGAAAATACACTACTAAAAAGGGCAAAACGGTTTATTTTTTCAACTTATATGTTGGCGTGGATCCAAAGACTAAAAAGACCATCCGCAAAAAAGTTAGATGCCAAACAAAAAAAGAAGCCCAGCTAGAACTAGCAAGGCTTCAATATCAGATTAAAAGCGGTAAATTCGACTTTAATAAACCGCAAATTATTACGTTCAATGAATTATATCACCGATGGCTAGAGAATGAATATAGCCAACGCAATCTAAAAGCAAGTACGGTTACTACCACCGAACGAAACTTTAAGTTGCATATTCTCCCCTACTTTGGCGAGTTTGATATCAGTAAAATCACTGCCGAGGATGTTTACAAAGCGGTAAGAACGTGGGAGAACGAGAAAATAAAGAAAACTAACCAACTAAAGAATTATGTATCTAACGTACTGCAATACGGAGTGGTTACCGGCTTGTTAGGCAATAATGTTGCGATCGGTATTAGAGTGCGCAAACACGACCAACAAATAACTAGAGATACGATTGGTAACTACTACGAAGAAGACGAACTAAACCGGTTTCTTATGCTCACTAAGCAATACTATAAAGGACGGCCACAGCCATTTATCTTTTTTAGTTTGCTAGCATTTACAGGCATGAGAAAGGGCGAGGCTTTTGCTCTGACGTGGGATGATATCGATTTTAATAAACACACCATTGATATCAATAAAACGCTCTCAAAGGCCGGTAACGAGTTAGTTATTCAATCACCTAAAACCAAGGGTAGCAAGAGAACGCTAACCGTACCGCCTAAAATCATCCGCTTATTAAAGAGTTGGCAGATTAAACAACGAGAATACCTATTCGCCTTAGGGACTAATAGCAACCCCGGCCATTTGGTTTTTTCCAACACTAAAGGCGAGCTATTACAGCCGACCAAGTCAACCTATTGGCTATCTACCATTCAGAATAAATACAATTTAAAGCACGTTACTGCGCACGGGTTTCGTCACACCTTTGCTACACTGTCTTTTGCACATGGTATGGATGTAAAAACCGTTTCTAAATATCTCGGTCATTCAAACATTGATACGACCATGGATATTTACACAGCAGTAACCAAGGAGCAAGAAAATAACGCAAGTCAGATTATGGATAAACTCATCAACTTATAA
- a CDS encoding 3,4-dihydroxy-2-butanone-4-phosphate synthase: MTKRIVLNIMQSGLVRNGHTEAAVDLALLAGATSVDAIVEILKEDGTMMRRAELQEFAQQEGYPFITIADLQEYRKQQEQAK; this comes from the coding sequence ATGACAAAAAGAATTGTTCTAAACATTATGCAATCTGGATTGGTTCGAAACGGTCATACGGAAGCAGCCGTTGACTTAGCCCTCTTGGCAGGCGCAACCTCAGTAGATGCCATCGTTGAAATCCTAAAGGAAGACGGAACGATGATGAGACGAGCTGAACTGCAAGAATTTGCACAACAGGAAGGTTATCCATTCATCACAATTGCAGACTTACAGGAATATCGCAAACAACAGGAACAAGCAAAATAG
- a CDS encoding DUF3021 domain-containing protein, whose product MMRRIWNYTVSGATGGLFIGFWLAMLFSKLDGVTRMFPSSPAFVSHFGSELNAMAVTGVMWMTMGIVFSLSRLIFKVERWSITKRTVLHFIVTYVLFSLLAIVSEWFPLNWIYFTNFTLIFIVIYVVIWNIEMKRARRMVAEINQKLAQK is encoded by the coding sequence ATGATGCGACGGATTTGGAATTATACAGTTAGTGGAGCAACGGGAGGTTTGTTCATTGGATTTTGGTTAGCCATGTTGTTTTCAAAATTAGATGGAGTGACACGGATGTTTCCATCTAGTCCGGCTTTTGTTAGTCATTTCGGTTCAGAACTGAACGCGATGGCCGTGACCGGGGTGATGTGGATGACGATGGGAATCGTTTTTTCGTTGAGTAGACTGATTTTTAAGGTGGAACGGTGGAGCATCACTAAGCGAACGGTTTTGCATTTTATCGTGACTTACGTTCTCTTTTCGCTCTTAGCAATTGTTTCTGAATGGTTCCCGCTGAACTGGATTTATTTTACAAACTTTACCTTGATTTTTATCGTAATTTACGTGGTAATTTGGAACATTGAAATGAAACGGGCTCGCCGCATGGTTGCAGAAATTAACCAAAAATTAGCGCAGAAATAA
- a CDS encoding LytTR family DNA-binding domain-containing protein, producing the protein MKVEFDLQPQFVQPFATLHAEQKDEELQQLATTVEQWGRPRVITGYQNQQSFALPVTEINRIYTENKAVYAETPTGKYRLQSRIYQLRDALPKQHFIQISSAEIVNLAVINRLALSRTGQYEVRLKTGQVSYASRRFVQKMKKELD; encoded by the coding sequence ATGAAAGTTGAATTTGATTTACAGCCCCAGTTCGTGCAACCCTTTGCGACCCTGCACGCTGAGCAAAAAGACGAGGAGCTGCAACAACTAGCAACGACGGTGGAACAGTGGGGGCGGCCCCGGGTTATTACCGGCTATCAGAACCAACAATCGTTTGCGCTACCCGTGACGGAAATTAACCGAATTTACACCGAGAACAAAGCGGTGTATGCGGAAACGCCGACTGGTAAGTATCGCTTGCAGTCCCGGATCTATCAACTACGGGATGCTTTACCCAAGCAACATTTCATTCAGATTTCGAGTGCCGAAATTGTAAATTTAGCGGTGATTAATCGCTTGGCACTGAGTCGAACGGGACAGTATGAGGTGCGGTTGAAAACAGGACAAGTGAGTTATGCCTCACGACGGTTTGTGCAAAAAATGAAAAAGGAGTTGGATTAA
- the ribH gene encoding 6,7-dimethyl-8-ribityllumazine synthase yields MKVVTGTLNGTGHKIAIVVAKFNQLVTQKLLDGAVSTLEQCGVAEAAIQVYWVPGAFEIPRVAKLVSEAGKVDGVIALGAVVRGATSHYDYVCSQAAAGIAEVSLTSPVPVMFGVLTTDNMAQALDRAGGKAGNKGSECAQGLLEMISVEKQI; encoded by the coding sequence ATGAAAGTTGTAACGGGGACGTTGAATGGAACCGGGCACAAGATTGCCATTGTGGTGGCGAAGTTTAACCAGTTAGTGACACAAAAATTGTTGGATGGAGCGGTCTCTACCCTAGAGCAATGTGGTGTAGCTGAAGCAGCCATTCAGGTTTACTGGGTGCCGGGGGCTTTTGAGATTCCCCGAGTAGCTAAGTTGGTGAGTGAAGCAGGTAAAGTAGATGGCGTGATTGCGTTGGGGGCCGTGGTTCGGGGTGCAACCTCTCACTATGATTACGTTTGTTCGCAGGCGGCCGCTGGAATTGCAGAGGTTTCGTTGACGAGTCCAGTTCCAGTAATGTTTGGCGTGTTAACGACGGACAATATGGCGCAGGCGTTAGACCGAGCGGGCGGCAAAGCCGGTAACAAGGGGAGTGAATGCGCGCAGGGCTTGTTGGAAATGATTAGTGTGGAAAAACAAATTTAA
- the ribA gene encoding GTP cyclohydrolase II produces the protein MTATQRIEAALQQLQRGGLVVVADDQNREGEGDLIGLAETMTAETVNAMVTQARGLLCVPMAPEQVQRLGLEPMAHEQDAFGTAFLQGTDAKTTTTGISAADRATTIRHLANPQATQADFYHPGHIFPLQARKGGVLARNGHTEAAVDLARLAGATPVAAIIEILNDDGTMMRQPELRAFARQAGYPFITIAELQAYRKAQLQRNLRRLALVQLPTQYGTFQLTDYQTAEDKEPALLISQGEIQADEPLLLRVHSECLTGDVFGSLRCDCGEQLPAALQMIAAAGHGAVLYLRQEGRGIGLANKLAAYRLQETGLDTVEANQQLGFAPDERDYELAAAILRDQGVTVIDLMTNNPDKLTQLANAGIMVRKRVPLEIKPHPMNRAYLATKKHKMKHMLKEID, from the coding sequence ATGACAGCAACCCAACGAATTGAAGCAGCTTTGCAACAGTTACAGCGTGGTGGACTAGTGGTCGTTGCCGATGATCAAAATCGAGAAGGCGAAGGGGATTTAATTGGTTTGGCGGAAACGATGACGGCAGAAACGGTCAACGCGATGGTGACGCAAGCTCGGGGATTATTGTGCGTCCCCATGGCACCAGAACAGGTACAGCGGTTGGGGTTAGAACCGATGGCTCACGAACAGGATGCCTTTGGCACCGCCTTTTTACAGGGGACAGATGCTAAGACCACGACGACGGGGATTTCGGCGGCCGACCGGGCCACTACCATTAGACATTTGGCTAATCCGCAGGCCACCCAAGCGGACTTCTATCATCCAGGGCATATTTTCCCCTTACAAGCTCGAAAAGGAGGAGTGTTGGCGCGCAACGGGCATACAGAAGCGGCGGTTGATTTAGCGCGGTTAGCAGGGGCGACTCCTGTAGCAGCCATCATCGAGATTTTAAATGATGATGGCACCATGATGCGGCAGCCTGAGTTACGGGCATTCGCTCGTCAGGCCGGCTACCCCTTTATTACGATTGCAGAATTACAGGCGTACCGAAAAGCGCAGCTCCAACGCAATCTTCGGCGCTTAGCCCTAGTACAATTGCCGACCCAGTACGGGACGTTTCAACTAACGGATTACCAAACGGCGGAGGATAAAGAACCAGCGTTACTGATCAGTCAGGGAGAAATTCAAGCTGATGAACCACTGTTACTGCGTGTTCATTCGGAGTGTTTAACGGGAGACGTGTTTGGATCGTTGCGCTGTGACTGTGGCGAGCAACTGCCCGCGGCGCTCCAAATGATTGCAGCTGCAGGACACGGGGCGGTGCTGTACCTTCGCCAGGAAGGGCGGGGGATTGGCTTAGCCAATAAACTGGCCGCCTACCGGCTTCAAGAAACGGGGTTGGACACGGTCGAAGCTAATCAGCAACTGGGATTTGCCCCAGATGAGCGGGATTACGAGCTAGCGGCTGCCATTTTACGCGATCAAGGGGTTACGGTGATTGATTTAATGACCAACAATCCGGATAAGCTTACCCAACTAGCCAACGCGGGGATTATGGTGCGTAAGCGGGTACCGTTAGAAATTAAACCACATCCGATGAACCGGGCTTACTTAGCCACGAAAAAGCACAAGATGAAGCACATGCTAAAGGAGATTGATTAA
- a CDS encoding riboflavin synthase: MFTGIIQGTGRIRHWDPTATSGRMTITSSLPRQWHSRIGDSIAVNGICLTVIDYNDHEFNVDVMPETTQRTNLQQVQPGNTVNIEPALLVTQQLDGHFVLGHVDMTVPVTKIAQEENAVRMQFSLPARYQSEVVEKGSVAVNGVSLTVTAVTAAEFEISLIPHTLQQTNLGQLAVGDLVNVETDVLGKYVNGRMQHDSNPTN, encoded by the coding sequence ATGTTTACAGGAATTATTCAGGGAACCGGTCGGATTCGGCACTGGGATCCGACGGCCACGTCCGGGCGGATGACAATTACCAGTTCGTTGCCCAGGCAATGGCACAGTCGGATTGGAGATAGCATTGCTGTCAATGGAATTTGTCTGACGGTGATTGATTATAATGACCACGAATTTAACGTGGATGTGATGCCGGAAACAACCCAACGCACCAATTTACAGCAGGTACAGCCAGGAAATACTGTTAACATAGAGCCAGCGCTATTAGTGACCCAACAACTAGATGGCCACTTTGTACTTGGGCACGTGGACATGACGGTTCCGGTAACCAAAATTGCTCAAGAAGAAAACGCGGTCCGGATGCAGTTTTCGTTACCAGCGCGTTACCAATCGGAAGTCGTGGAAAAGGGTTCGGTGGCGGTCAACGGAGTGAGTTTAACGGTCACGGCCGTCACAGCGGCGGAGTTTGAAATTAGTCTGATTCCCCATACCTTACAACAGACTAATTTAGGGCAACTTGCCGTAGGCGACCTGGTTAATGTGGAAACGGATGTATTAGGTAAATATGTGAATGGGAGGATGCAGCATGACAGCAACCCAACGAATTGA
- the ribD gene encoding bifunctional diaminohydroxyphosphoribosylaminopyrimidine deaminase/5-amino-6-(5-phosphoribosylamino)uracil reductase RibD yields the protein MDERALLHKAQMAARQGIGHTYTNPVVGAVIVQDGQVLATGYHQHFGGAHAEINALLQLPDPALAKGATMVVTLEPCSHYGKTPPCAAKLIEVGIKRVIIGQLDPNPVVAGRGKRMLEAAGIDVTVVNDTGDLNQAYNFFYRDQRPLVTVKVAQTLDGKMNQAGVQRTLITGEAAYRDSQRLRGQQQAILVGERTLVVDNPRLTVREQTLDYPPVRVALVDDADRLPEHLNLLDDQAPTFLLSRHATHKKWPTSVQVLVDEAWMPATVVHRLAQRGIQSLLVEGGSAVQSRFLAAELVDRLIVYTAPTILGPGLPVFSEYQGHPLNFTLTQMQPLGKDWRIDLRRK from the coding sequence TTGGACGAGCGAGCACTATTACACAAAGCCCAGATGGCGGCCCGACAGGGAATTGGGCATACGTACACTAATCCAGTGGTTGGAGCTGTGATTGTCCAGGATGGTCAGGTGTTGGCCACTGGCTATCATCAGCATTTTGGCGGGGCTCATGCAGAAATTAACGCGCTTTTGCAATTACCAGATCCAGCGTTAGCAAAAGGAGCAACGATGGTGGTGACGTTAGAGCCGTGTAGTCACTATGGCAAAACGCCACCGTGTGCAGCTAAATTAATTGAAGTTGGAATTAAACGGGTCATCATCGGGCAGCTGGATCCGAATCCAGTGGTTGCTGGTCGGGGGAAAAGAATGTTAGAAGCAGCCGGGATTGACGTTACCGTTGTCAACGACACGGGGGACTTGAATCAGGCTTACAACTTTTTTTACCGTGACCAACGTCCGTTAGTAACAGTAAAAGTAGCGCAAACCCTTGATGGAAAAATGAATCAAGCTGGAGTACAACGAACCCTGATTACCGGGGAAGCTGCTTATCGAGATAGCCAACGATTGCGGGGGCAGCAGCAAGCGATTTTAGTGGGAGAACGGACTTTGGTAGTTGATAATCCCCGGCTGACGGTCCGGGAGCAAACGTTAGATTATCCTCCGGTTCGAGTGGCCCTAGTGGATGATGCAGATCGACTTCCGGAGCACCTGAACTTGTTGGACGATCAGGCTCCGACCTTCCTCTTGAGTCGACACGCCACCCACAAAAAGTGGCCCACTTCTGTGCAAGTTTTAGTGGATGAGGCGTGGATGCCTGCCACAGTTGTGCACCGGTTAGCACAACGGGGGATTCAATCACTGTTGGTCGAAGGCGGCAGTGCCGTCCAGTCCCGATTTTTAGCAGCCGAGTTGGTTGATCGATTGATAGTTTACACTGCTCCAACAATTTTAGGTCCAGGCTTACCGGTTTTTAGCGAGTATCAAGGACATCCGCTGAACTTTACACTGACGCAGATGCAGCCACTAGGAAAAGACTGGCGAATCGATCTAAGGAGGAAATGA
- a CDS encoding GNAT family N-acetyltransferase: MELIVNNELTLRTPEPKADGPRLAAIIAKDRETLKQWLPWVPTTTKSSEIAFLQDLVVQAQQHRSLQLIILWHDEPVGMIGFNRYDQLDSGQQNAEIGYWLANRAVGHGIMHQAVLALCQYGFSNLQLDTITIVVAVLNQRSNHVAQWAGFQLDHVVPKQITRYDGSQVDANYWRKWKADGQEASIQV, from the coding sequence ATGGAACTAATTGTGAATAACGAACTGACGTTGCGCACGCCGGAACCGAAAGCGGATGGACCCCGATTAGCAGCCATCATTGCTAAAGACCGAGAAACACTAAAGCAATGGTTGCCGTGGGTTCCAACAACTACGAAATCAAGTGAGATTGCCTTTTTACAGGATTTGGTTGTACAGGCGCAACAGCACCGTTCACTGCAATTAATCATTCTGTGGCACGACGAACCGGTCGGAATGATCGGTTTTAATCGGTATGACCAGCTGGATTCCGGACAACAAAACGCCGAGATTGGTTACTGGCTGGCTAATCGGGCCGTGGGCCATGGCATCATGCACCAGGCCGTGCTCGCGCTGTGTCAATATGGTTTTTCGAACTTGCAGCTCGATACGATTACGATTGTGGTGGCGGTTTTAAACCAGCGCAGTAATCATGTGGCGCAATGGGCCGGCTTTCAGTTAGACCACGTGGTTCCTAAGCAAATTACGCGTTACGATGGGAGTCAGGTGGACGCTAATTATTGGCGGAAATGGAAAGCGGATGGACAAGAAGCATCAATTCAGGTATAG
- a CDS encoding DMT family transporter: MKSMNRATKVLLFAIFASVSWGFSGTLQQFVSQNETIPAGWFLSARTTIASLILLVLSAIIYRGKIFGVFKSWRSLGWLVAYGLFGLAGNMGSFYVAIQQGGSNGASMATILQYLAPLFILLGALIFQRQRPSKVDLVVFILALLGVFLAVTKGNLNELSIPMISLVMGIISGITAAGYVVLPKEIGKDNPPFVVLGWGTLIASIAFNLHQPIWVGVPHLSMGGVLGILGIIFFGTLITFPAIIYATRYTSSAAISLVDAIQPVITFVISIFWFHATLNIVEMIGAILIIIAIYILQYSERHQVDQVTQ; encoded by the coding sequence ATGAAATCAATGAATCGAGCCACGAAAGTGTTATTATTTGCGATTTTTGCATCCGTTTCTTGGGGTTTTTCCGGAACGTTGCAGCAATTTGTCTCACAAAATGAAACCATTCCCGCTGGTTGGTTTTTGTCGGCCCGGACGACAATTGCCAGCCTCATTTTGTTGGTGCTCAGTGCCATTATTTACCGTGGGAAAATTTTTGGCGTCTTTAAGAGCTGGCGGTCGCTTGGCTGGCTAGTTGCTTATGGATTGTTTGGATTGGCTGGAAACATGGGAAGCTTCTACGTTGCCATTCAACAGGGAGGCAGTAACGGGGCTAGCATGGCTACCATTTTGCAATACCTGGCTCCCTTATTTATTCTGCTGGGAGCCTTAATCTTTCAACGTCAGCGACCGAGTAAAGTAGATCTGGTGGTCTTTATCTTAGCTCTGTTGGGAGTATTTTTAGCGGTGACCAAGGGAAACCTCAATGAACTCTCGATTCCCATGATTTCGCTAGTAATGGGAATTATCTCCGGGATTACGGCCGCTGGTTACGTGGTTTTACCCAAGGAAATTGGGAAAGACAATCCCCCGTTTGTTGTGTTAGGCTGGGGAACTTTGATTGCCAGCATTGCCTTTAACCTACACCAGCCAATTTGGGTGGGAGTGCCTCACCTCAGCATGGGTGGCGTGCTCGGAATCCTCGGAATCATCTTCTTTGGAACGTTGATTACGTTCCCAGCCATTATTTACGCAACTCGCTACACGTCGTCAGCTGCCATTAGTTTGGTGGATGCGATTCAACCAGTAATTACCTTTGTCATTAGTATTTTCTGGTTCCACGCTACTTTAAACATTGTCGAAATGATCGGAGCCATCTTAATTATCATTGCCATCTACATCCTGCAGTACTCCGAACGGCACCAAGTTGACCAAGTAACCCAATGA